One Capsicum annuum cultivar UCD-10X-F1 chromosome 2, UCD10Xv1.1, whole genome shotgun sequence genomic window carries:
- the LOC107860683 gene encoding protein kinase PVPK-1: protein MESLVDGISSLPNAAVECNTSLASQISHPPSMKQSEYKVTSSKQFEANEDTVDKLAECCSGERDLALETKSSIEDLHHGSKNNSTSNDDLEPGDAKGLPSESGITYCPSPQNSLFSATQYTEAKQSFSNTEVSECASSTVDKSGESGDVSNSCDFVESRKTSCYRGSTGSDVSDESSSSSFNGAVYKPHKANDTRWDAIQAVRAREGTLGFNHFRLLKRLGCGDIGSVFLAELIGTRCFFAMKVMDKAALEGRKKLVRAQTEREILQSLDHPFLPTLYSHFETDKFSCLVMEFCPGGDLHALRQKQPGKFFPEHAARFYVAEVLLALEYLHMLGIIYRDLKPENVLVREDGHIMLSDFDLSLRCAVSPTLVRSSNSSLESKSSSYCVQPACIEPSCVVQPACIQPSCFTPRFLSKSKKEKKSKQKTDTYNQVNRPLPELLAEPTSARSMSFVGTHEYLAPEIIKGEGHGSAVDWWTFGIFLYELLFGQTPFKGAGNRATLFNVVGQPLKFPETPSVSFAARDLIRGLLVKEPQHRLAYRRGATEIKQHPFFQNVNWALIRCASPPDVPKPSMTYDMPRTPPAGKTPGGDVKPSGNYFEIDFF, encoded by the exons ATGGAGTCTCTTGTTGATGGAATCAGTTCATTGCCAAACGCTGCTGTTGAGTGCAATACATCTTTAGCCTCCCAGATAAGTCATCCTCCTTCGATGAAACAATCAGAATACAAAGTGACTAGTTCAAAGCAATTTGAAGCAAATGAAGATACTGTCGATAAGTTAGCAGAATGTTGTTCAGGAGAGAGGGATTTGGCCTTGGAAACTAAATCATCTATCGAGGATTTACATCACGGTTCGAAGAATAATAGTACTTCAAACGATGATTTGGAGCCAGGTGATGCCAAAGGATTGCCATCTGAGTCAGGAATCACATATTGTCCTAGTCCTCAGAACAGTTTATTTTCTGCTACGCAGTACACAGAAGCCAAACAAAGTTTTTCCAACACAGAAGTCAGTGAATGTGCTAGCAGTACTGTGGATAAGTCTGGTGAAAGTGGTGATGTGAGCAACTCGTGTGATTTTGTTGAGAGTAGAAAAACAAGCTGCTATAGAGGCAGCACAGGTAGTGATGTTAGTGATGAAAGCAGTTCTAGTAGTTTCAATGGTGCAGTATATAAACCACATAAGGCAAATGATACGAGATGGGATGCAATTCAAGCTGTTAGAGCCCGTGAGGGAACATTGGGTTTTAACCACTTCAGACTTTTGAAGAGATTGGGATGTGGTGATATAGGGAGTGTTTTTCTAGCTGAATTGATCGGCACGAGATGTTTCTTTGCCATGAAAGTGATGGACAAGGCAGCTTTAGAAGGTCGCAAGAAACTCGTGAGAGCTCAGACGGAAAGAGAGATACTGCAATCTCTTGATCATCCCTTTCTACCAACACTGTATTCACACTTTGAAACAGACAAATTTTCCTGCTTGGTGATGGAATTCTGCCCTGGTGGAGATTTACATGCACTTAGGCAAAAGCAGCCAGGGAAATTTTTTCCTGAGCATGCTGCCAG GTTTTACGTGGCTGAAGTTCTTCTTGCACTAGAGTACCTGCACATGCTTGGAATCATTTACAGAGACCTTAAACCAGAGAATGTTTTGGTTCGAGAAGATGGCCATATAATGCTTTCTGATTTTGACCTCTCCTTGAGGTGTGCTGTGAGCCCAACACTAGTTAGATCCTCAAATTCAAGTTTAGAGTCCAAGAGCTCATCATACTGTGTCCAGCCTGCTTGTATCGAGCCATCTTGTGTCGTTCAGCCTGCATGTATCCAACCTTCCTGTTTTACACCGCGTTTTCTAAGCAAGTCCAAGAAAGAAAAGAAGTCCAAACAAAAGACTGACACGTATAACCAAGTGAACCGCCCTCTTCCAGAACTCCTTGCTGAACCAACTAGTGCTAGATCGATGTCTTTTGTGGGGACACATGAGTACCTGGCTCCagaaattataaaaggtgaaggACACGGCAGTGCTGTAGATTGGTGGACATTTGGGATCTTTCTCTATGAACTCTTGTTTGGACAAACTCCTTTCAAAGGAGCAGGCAACAGGGCAACGTTGTTTAACGTTGTTGGTCAGCCCTTGAAATTTCCTGAAACACCTAGTGTTAGTTTTGCTGCAAGGGACTTGATAAGAGGCCTACTTGTGAAGGAGCCACAGCATCGCCTTGCATATAGGCGAGGGGCTACTGAAATAAAACAACATCCTTTCTTTCAGAATGTGAACTGGGCACTCATACGATGTGCCAGTCCTCCAGATGTACCAAAGCCGTCCATGACATATGATATGCCCAGAACACCACCAGCAGGAAAGACCCCCGGAGGTGATGTGAAGCCTTCaggtaattattttgagattgatttcTTCTGA